A genomic segment from Triticum dicoccoides isolate Atlit2015 ecotype Zavitan chromosome 1A, WEW_v2.0, whole genome shotgun sequence encodes:
- the LOC119350522 gene encoding uncharacterized protein LOC119350522, which translates to MGNRESSTCKDSYTKGSLYAKTSRMIRAEDLDLIVRLDGSKYDKESTERGTCMNRTEELLYAIKLFHRCEGLVFNDLPVRSRAPPLRSWVSTNDISSSPIHLLCSGLCADETC; encoded by the exons ATGGGGAACAGGGAAAGCTCTACTTGCAAAG ATTCTTACACCAAAGGATCACTATATGCCAAG ACTTCGAGGATGATAAGAGCGGAAGATTTGGATTTAATTGTTAGGCTCGATGGCTCAAAATACGACAAGGAATCAACTGAAAGAGGAACATGTATGAATCGTACGGAAGAACTACTATATGCTATTAAG ttgtttcatcgctgcgagggtcTGGTGTTCAACGACCTCCCTGTGCGTtcacgagctccgcccctgcgttcgtgggtgagcacaaatgacatctcctcctcccccattcatttgctctgttccggtctttgtgccgatgaaacttgctag